The nucleotide sequence CTGTTATCGTACTGCACAATGTCTCTCTTTCGCAAAACAAGAGATCATTGGGGTGTCCAGGAAAAGAGGGAAGAAGGGTCCTCCTCTGGGTCTGTTATCGTACCTCACAATGTCTCTCTCTTTCGCAAAAGAAGAGATCATTGGAGTGTCCAGGAAAAGAGGGAAGAAGGGCGACGCCCTTCATCCCTACCAACAGTACTCATGCACTAGGCATTCTAGAATCAATACAGTATTGTATAGTGCCCACATCATAATGATGAAAGATGGAAGCTTTCcttaaaaattgataaatgaaaaacaaaaaagataaaacagcCAATCTTTGGTGTTGCTTGTACAGTATTTCCTGCCATTCCAGCTGACCGATTCAATCCACTGAGTATAAGTCTCACGGGACTCCTGTTGATAGGTCTCCCTAATATCTTTTTTTCATCAGAAGTGCTAGTCTTGCTTACTTACAGGTGGGCGGGGCTTCCCTGTCTTTTGCCGATATTAATAACAACCTTGTTGGATTTTAATGATTGTTTCAgttttgctgaagtcatactcatATTAAATGACAATAGTTTGTGTATAGTCCTGTGGCAGGGGTGTAAATATTTCCTGCATATTGTAGAAAGTATTTAAAAGGACACCTGCtcccttgcagtcttgctttttagcaaaaggtccactgccaataactaTGAAAACTGCTGGACTATTATGTTAGGCCCACTGCTAATtatctgtggttgatgactgcaagggcatgtgatCATAACaaactctgccaaattataaaccatgcctgatgctatcccttaatgtagggatagcggtgggAAAGAAGACGACGACTttttttgtgtaggaacaaattaaaCAACTTCTTGGGTTCATATACGAGGTCCTCTGTTGACTAGAATGCATCCTAAAACTGAATTTTAGTTAAGTACATTTTTCAAAAGTAACTTTTAACTGTGCAGTTTTTCACAATTTGGTTAAACAATTTTTCAGCTATGCATAAACAAACTAGCACATTTTCCAAATTCCAAAAACTCGGCTGAATGCCATCTACAGTACAAAACTTTACTTGCAATACACTCACATATGTAAGATATCAACTTAAACCAGCTCAACTGGAAAAACTACcattataaaaattcataaaataaaacatGTACAGGAAAGTTCTAACTTCAGTAACTAGATTTACTCCTGCAAATATCATAGAATACTAGTTTTATGATATCCTACCACAAATATCCTAAGATTCTAACTTTCATTTAGTGTTACCAGAAGCAAACATCTAAAGCCTTGAATGCTGTTTCACCTCTATTCCTAAGAATATTGTATAAAATCTTAATGAATTAAGAGATCTGTGTTTACATGATTTGTACTTTGGTTCTTGATCCCTGCACTGCTGTGTACAACAAAGCTAGTACtgtattatcccttttacccccaggctctttggaaatttccaacccttaacccccaaggggttattttttccccagcacattttgcaccatattttctttaaattgctctaacagttaatttttgtcatagagaggtcaggttggtctcattctcttggaaaatgcctgaatttttaaaaaaaaattatcaaaaatatgaaaaaaaaaaaaaaatttatagcattattttgcaaggatgtaccggtacgtccatgggggtaaagggacgagttttgtgaaacgtaccagtacgtcctttgggggtaaaagggttatataatgtaataaaaaatgtaTCAAAAGTGACCTagttgtgtgtgggtatatataatgtacacactgTATGGTGGCACACAGCAAGACGTCAATTAGATCTCAAGTTATAATGGAATGTTTTCACTTGTAATAACAGATTCAGTTTGGCACATAATGCTTGCAATCTACTATGTTGTTTGGATTAACTAGCATTAAAAATGCCATGTCACAGAACTAACTAATTGCGCAGTTTTAcatacaaggcacttcccccaattttggggggtagccgcaggggcataaaaataattagaatagcgccaacgttatccctgcgtgtcggaagaggcgactaaaagggacgggacgaggggctgggaaccgattctcctgtatctacatcctgtgagacatcggcGCAGtgttgtacatagaaaataaaactgCAATAACGGGTAACAAAAAATGGACTTTCTACCTTTAGTGTATTCCTTCCGAGATATATACTAATTCTCTTCTATGAGATATACTTAAAGGAGGCACTTAGAAAAGTACATACAAAACACTACAATAAGCTTACAAATGAAAGTGCTAACACACATTATCATATGGATTTCTAAAATATACTAACAGGATTTATTGGTCCACTCCTGTATTTAAAATTCTTACCAGCCACAGTGCCGTGCATATGCATAGGTGAACAATAATGCATAGTGAATTGTTATAATGTGGAACACAATCCCTAAAATCCCTTAATCGCACAATTATTCTTTTGCTTCTAACCAAGTCTGGTGACCTGAAGCAAGTCTTCTAGTCTAGCGGAACCGCTTTCTTCactctgaaataaagaaaaaaaagctcTAAAAATCTATAGATATAAATTAGGTATCTGCGTTTTATTTGACTAGTATAACAATTCAGAGATGCTCTATTGATTAGGAATACACACTCATAGTTTTATCAAACAAAATACAGTACttaactttacttcagaagcaggtcttctgaaaaaactatttaacttttaaaacgacATCTTTGCTTTTCTGatcttaattgaatattattttattctttatttataataaattatattggcatcaatgaccttagatgtcaggatgccagaaaacctcaaatcaattaatcaatcaaataaAATGCAAAAGTTTGTCAATTTACAAACATCCAGAGATACaatcacaaatccaactgaaaatgacgaagatgaaataaagaaataatactgtaataaaacaatattatgtcATACAATACAATAAGCAAAATAACATTCatgataacctgatatctatttcatgtgAAAccatatttgttgacttttgtagctggaaatggGGTTCAGGTTAGGCATACCCTAGACTTACAAACAAACATCTTCAAAAACACTAAACAACACAGAGCTATGAAAACAACACGTCTGAACCTCGCTGGTGCTAGGAAGGAATAAGGGAGGGAGCGTGGGGAAGGGTAGGTGTGGGGGGAGGGTAGTCGTAGTacagggcagtagtcggatgtagaacggcacctcgtagttccgGGGGATATTGAAGAAGGAGaggactaactggtgagggacctctaGTCGTGGTTCTAACATGCCCCAGTTACTAAACCGACACtcaattagagtgagcgagctgtgtttattcctggcattccatgcaacttttttctctggaatatttagcagtatttatgcataagaaatggtgctataaggagcatttcactgggcgactcaggttcctcgcccagaaatagatttttccttcgtcaaaatcccttttttggaaccaattaagtttgtaagttacagattgtaagttgaagaccttctgtAAAAATACACTTTGGAAGCTGACCCATTCCTTCTGAAATTAGCCATACAAGAGACCGAACAAGGGCATCTAATGAATGACATTTTTTCAGTTCTACACATAATAAATCTTTACCTGTTTCGTTTCCAGCATGGCTGTCTTGAAAGCTAAGAAGTCGGTAAACGTTAAGAGGAGATCAAAAACTTCTCCGTCAAGAGATCCGCACTGGCTTAATTCTTGCAGGAAAGCTTGCATGCTGAAAGTGCTGTCACGTGCCGATAATTCCGTTTCAATGTGACCCTCAATTAGG is from Palaemon carinicauda isolate YSFRI2023 chromosome 13, ASM3689809v2, whole genome shotgun sequence and encodes:
- the LOC137652279 gene encoding ADP-ribosylation factor-like protein 2-binding protein, with product MMAMAGIGEEKEEILFSDDSEATRHFDCLVGDIEDIILSDEFVNLRENFMKKHCYVFSDEEENKLEYMDIYKQYTSLIEGHIETELSARDSTFSMQAFLQELSQCGSLDGEVFDLLLTFTDFLAFKTAMLETKQSEESGSARLEDLLQVTRLG